One window of candidate division KSB1 bacterium genomic DNA carries:
- a CDS encoding carboxypeptidase-like regulatory domain-containing protein — protein sequence MKIRLYTLMILIVCSVAHSVTFVRFDQNEKLEVKNLPTHVTICFDVGSIGNTAYCEIFHDVNRNGRIDFDEPRVFFHTFVDGLGTIIDGDSRIDAIPGDETLADGFVKASIYFDKRWNPGCRQSWIVKITDSDKSFATAFIDWNLPQGTSGVYGKVCDEATGKPISGVVIKFVSESIPPACYRAVTDQNGFYSISLPQADYFVDLNADCKPCSQRVGVDKFSELNFFIKPYDTFFSGKVYLDNDIPASGIAVIAKKKDSGQLFQGVTDEKGEFVLGIEPGDYVVDIDQTNDKLSSIYMPELYSAMPSQFTFRAEKGEIVAQNFHFLLSTQSSSRIFTCNKAEENDAPAKVVCWADSEKLQKFYHSLSNADAGYALGMGNASLVRLFAQNEGGSSLVPLPNPNRRIDHNASHTLNFAAETSLMTLRGKVLDERGKPLVGVWIVARHAWENSPAAHLITRSNDRGEYALNISLEGDWRIGVFSQSMSALPAIYYKYVAKGIRCEPLNFVLSRKNVFLAGDERMLEPTPLSVMSRASAYRSKPIGYELPKMDSAKADIPILDDKELVKLIDSQMSQGFHSIVWDGQDEKSRLIMEKVNPSRLLNGE from the coding sequence ATGAAAATTCGGCTGTACACATTGATGATTTTGATTGTTTGTTCTGTCGCTCATTCGGTAACCTTTGTTAGATTTGATCAAAATGAAAAGCTCGAAGTGAAGAATTTGCCGACCCATGTAACAATATGTTTCGACGTTGGCTCAATCGGTAACACTGCTTATTGTGAAATTTTTCATGACGTAAACCGAAACGGACGCATTGACTTTGACGAACCACGCGTCTTTTTCCATACTTTCGTCGACGGCCTTGGGACTATTATTGACGGCGATTCGAGAATCGATGCAATTCCCGGCGATGAAACGCTTGCAGACGGCTTCGTAAAAGCATCAATTTATTTTGATAAAAGGTGGAATCCTGGATGCAGACAAAGCTGGATTGTCAAAATTACCGACAGCGATAAAAGTTTTGCCACAGCATTTATTGATTGGAATCTTCCTCAAGGGACAAGCGGTGTCTATGGAAAGGTATGCGATGAAGCAACCGGTAAACCGATTTCAGGAGTTGTTATAAAATTTGTCAGCGAATCCATACCGCCGGCCTGCTATCGTGCCGTAACGGACCAAAACGGCTTTTATTCAATTTCACTGCCGCAAGCTGATTATTTTGTCGACCTCAATGCTGATTGCAAACCATGCTCTCAACGCGTCGGCGTAGACAAATTTTCCGAATTGAATTTTTTCATCAAGCCTTATGATACATTTTTTTCCGGCAAGGTTTATTTGGATAATGACATACCCGCTTCAGGAATCGCCGTAATAGCGAAGAAAAAAGACAGCGGGCAGCTTTTTCAAGGTGTTACTGATGAAAAAGGCGAGTTTGTCCTCGGCATCGAACCCGGCGATTACGTCGTCGACATTGATCAGACCAATGACAAACTCTCAAGCATTTACATGCCGGAATTATATTCTGCAATGCCATCCCAATTTACTTTTCGCGCCGAGAAAGGTGAAATCGTTGCGCAAAATTTCCACTTTTTACTCAGCACGCAGTCCAGTTCGAGAATCTTCACCTGCAACAAGGCCGAGGAAAACGATGCGCCGGCTAAAGTTGTATGTTGGGCTGACTCCGAAAAACTCCAAAAATTTTATCATAGCCTTTCAAATGCAGATGCCGGCTATGCATTGGGTATGGGCAACGCTTCGCTCGTCAGGCTTTTCGCGCAAAACGAAGGCGGTTCTTCTCTAGTTCCACTGCCAAATCCAAACCGGAGGATCGATCACAACGCATCTCATACTTTAAACTTTGCCGCCGAGACATCCCTTATGACGCTTCGGGGGAAGGTCCTGGATGAGCGCGGTAAACCGTTAGTCGGAGTTTGGATTGTAGCCAGGCATGCATGGGAAAACTCACCTGCGGCGCATTTGATTACCCGCTCCAACGATCGAGGAGAATATGCCTTAAATATATCGCTGGAAGGTGATTGGCGCATCGGCGTATTTTCACAAAGCATGAGCGCTTTGCCGGCTATTTACTACAAGTATGTGGCCAAAGGTATACGCTGCGAACCGCTCAATTTTGTTTTAAGTCGAAAAAATGTATTTTTGGCGGGTGATGAGCGCATGTTGGAACCAACGCCGCTTTCTGTCATGTCCAGAGCATCAGCCTATCGATCAAAACCAATCGGCTATGAATTGCCGAAAATGGATTCCGCCAAGGCAGATATACCGATCTTGGACGACAAAGAATTGGTCAAGTTGATCGACAGCCAAATGTCACAAGGATTTCATTCAATCGTCTGGGACGGCCAAGATGAAAAAAGCCGGCTTATTATGGAGAAGGTCAATCCTTCCCGCCTATTAAACGGAGAATAA
- a CDS encoding M48 family metalloprotease yields MKSLISVLLIILLAGFINKDRAAAKDRQNGTLPFVSIEEELALGDDLASFSIQHLKIIRNRTIERYLTDLAARIGAVSHWSGLNYTVFVINEKDINHFSLPGGNIYIFRGLLESCSSSEVAAVLAHEIAHLSMRDGVSRLAEKYSYAVAAQQLLGNNPEIAAHIIQSLYTRDTILDYPAEKEFTADRLALEYLEKAELDPAALPVLLRRLIKLEKSDPQRFALLLVTHPPTKKRLKNLQHKKSLHQSVATDELYFQNIRLILERLPY; encoded by the coding sequence ATGAAGAGTTTAATTTCAGTCCTGCTGATCATCCTTCTTGCCGGCTTTATAAATAAAGATAGGGCGGCAGCGAAGGATCGTCAAAACGGCACCCTGCCGTTCGTCAGCATCGAAGAAGAGTTGGCATTGGGCGACGATCTCGCCTCCTTTTCTATTCAACATCTCAAAATTATCCGCAATCGCACCATTGAGCGTTATTTAACCGATCTGGCAGCCAGGATAGGCGCTGTCTCCCATTGGTCCGGCCTTAATTATACCGTCTTTGTCATCAACGAAAAGGATATCAACCATTTTTCTTTGCCGGGAGGAAATATTTATATTTTTCGCGGATTGTTGGAATCCTGCAGTTCCTCTGAAGTTGCCGCCGTTCTGGCACATGAAATTGCGCACCTTTCGATGCGCGACGGAGTTTCGAGATTGGCGGAAAAGTACAGTTATGCCGTCGCTGCACAACAGCTTTTGGGAAATAATCCGGAAATTGCAGCCCATATTATCCAATCGCTCTATACACGTGACACGATTCTGGATTATCCTGCAGAAAAAGAGTTTACTGCAGACCGGCTGGCGCTGGAATATCTCGAAAAAGCCGAACTCGATCCAGCTGCCCTTCCGGTGCTGCTTCGACGGCTGATAAAGCTGGAAAAGTCTGATCCACAGCGTTTTGCCCTCCTTCTTGTCACCCATCCCCCGACTAAAAAGCGGCTGAAAAATTTGCAGCATAAGAAATCGCTACATCAATCTGTTGCAACGGATGAACTCTACTTTCAAAACATTCGATTAATTCTCGAACGTCTCCCGTATTGA
- the ligA gene encoding NAD-dependent DNA ligase LigA gives MIKDPILARIEELRRLIEYHNHRYYVLDSPEITDAEYDRLMHELIELEKQHPEYYSPDSPTQRVGGQRADAFAPVRHSIPMLSLDNALDEAEMADFDQRTRQALGLSVVEYVCEPKLDGLAVELVYENGRLQTASTRGDGTVGENVTQNIRTIRSIPLVLHGKGAELPLLEVRGEVILGTRAFEQLNRERAERGEPLFANPRNAAAGSLRQLDPAVTAERPLDMFCYGVGRFEGIEITSQWQLLQLYKEWGLKVNPFIRLCKGLAEVRAYHTEMLERRPALPYEIDGIVVKVNSFAQQAELGIKTKSPRWAIAYKFPARQETTQVLDIIVQVGRTGALTPVAVMKPVRIGGVEVSRATLHNQDEIDRKDVRIGDWVVVQRAGDVIPEIVQVITSRRTGAEKKFIIPSQCPVCGSETVRLEGEAVQRCINSSCPAQVRERVVHFASKNAMDIEGLGEKVVNQLFDAALIRDAADLYYLKKEQLLKLERFGEKSAENLLRAIEASKDRPLDRVLFAFGIRLVGEHVAKVLARAFGTIDRLSSASYAELQSIYEIGPQVAESVVDFFASPQNQDFIRRLKEAGVKMTPLQAESGEKPLAGKTIVFTGVLKTLSRKEAEELAERLGAHAASSVSKKTDFVVAGEEAGSKLAKAQELGVPILTEEEFLKIAGQR, from the coding sequence ATGATAAAAGATCCGATCCTCGCGCGCATAGAGGAATTGCGCAGATTGATCGAGTATCATAATCATCGTTATTATGTCTTAGATAGTCCAGAAATCACCGACGCGGAATACGACCGCCTGATGCATGAGCTCATCGAGTTGGAGAAACAACATCCGGAATATTATTCGCCGGATTCACCAACGCAGCGGGTCGGGGGACAACGTGCGGATGCCTTTGCACCGGTACGTCACTCTATACCGATGCTGAGCCTGGACAATGCTCTCGACGAAGCAGAAATGGCCGACTTTGACCAGCGGACAAGGCAGGCTTTAGGCCTATCGGTCGTCGAATATGTTTGCGAGCCTAAATTGGACGGCTTGGCTGTTGAATTGGTCTATGAAAACGGCCGCCTGCAGACCGCATCGACGCGCGGAGACGGCACAGTAGGAGAAAACGTCACGCAGAACATCCGCACCATTCGCAGCATTCCTTTGGTGCTGCATGGAAAGGGGGCGGAGCTGCCTTTATTGGAGGTGCGCGGAGAGGTCATTCTCGGCACGCGTGCGTTTGAACAGCTCAATCGCGAGCGCGCTGAACGGGGAGAACCTCTCTTTGCCAATCCGCGCAATGCCGCAGCCGGCTCTCTCCGTCAGCTGGATCCTGCAGTCACCGCTGAGCGACCGCTTGACATGTTCTGCTACGGCGTCGGACGCTTTGAGGGAATCGAAATCACCTCACAGTGGCAGCTGCTGCAGCTCTATAAAGAATGGGGACTCAAAGTCAATCCCTTTATTCGCCTTTGTAAAGGACTTGCGGAGGTTAGAGCTTATCATACTGAAATGTTGGAACGCCGTCCTGCTCTGCCGTACGAAATCGACGGCATAGTGGTCAAAGTCAATTCTTTTGCTCAACAGGCCGAGCTGGGTATCAAGACCAAGAGTCCTCGCTGGGCCATTGCCTACAAATTTCCCGCTCGTCAGGAAACAACGCAGGTTCTGGACATTATCGTCCAGGTGGGCAGAACCGGCGCCCTGACGCCGGTTGCGGTTATGAAGCCGGTGCGCATCGGCGGCGTTGAAGTCAGCCGCGCCACCCTGCACAATCAGGATGAAATCGACCGTAAAGACGTACGAATCGGCGACTGGGTGGTCGTACAGCGGGCTGGCGATGTGATTCCTGAAATCGTGCAGGTAATCACTTCTCGCCGCACCGGCGCGGAGAAAAAGTTCATTATTCCCTCACAATGTCCGGTATGCGGCAGTGAAACCGTCCGCCTGGAAGGCGAGGCAGTACAACGCTGCATCAATTCTTCATGTCCTGCACAGGTGCGGGAGCGAGTGGTCCATTTTGCTTCCAAGAATGCTATGGATATTGAGGGGCTCGGGGAAAAGGTTGTTAATCAACTGTTCGATGCCGCCCTCATTCGCGACGCGGCAGATCTCTATTATCTCAAAAAAGAGCAGTTGCTCAAACTGGAAAGATTCGGGGAAAAATCTGCCGAAAATCTGCTGAGAGCCATTGAAGCGTCTAAAGATCGACCGCTCGACAGAGTTCTTTTTGCTTTTGGTATCCGATTGGTGGGCGAACACGTCGCCAAGGTTTTGGCGCGCGCGTTTGGCACAATAGACCGTCTTTCTTCTGCCTCCTACGCTGAGCTGCAGAGCATTTATGAGATTGGGCCTCAGGTAGCTGAAAGTGTGGTCGACTTTTTTGCATCGCCGCAGAACCAGGACTTTATTCGCCGCTTAAAGGAAGCAGGAGTCAAGATGACGCCTTTACAGGCGGAAAGCGGTGAAAAACCTTTAGCGGGAAAAACGATTGTATTTACCGGTGTGCTCAAAACTTTGTCTCGCAAAGAAGCGGAAGAACTAGCGGAGCGACTCGGCGCCCATGCTGCCTCTTCGGTCAGCAAAAAAACGGACTTTGTCGTTGCCGGAGAAGAAGCAGGATCCAAACTGGCGAAAGCGCAAGAATTGGGTGTGCCGATTCTCACAGAAGAGGAATTTCTGAAAATAGCCGGGCAAAGATGA
- a CDS encoding proline dehydrogenase family protein, whose amino-acid sequence MNFLNRMVIFFMPLVPKPIVHIFSRRYVAGSTLEDGVRVVRSLNQDGILATMDVLGESTRNRQDAEAAVAEYIRVLHTIREQGLDCNISLKPTQLGLLIDETFCLNNIRRIVSEAAQLGNFVRIDMEDSSCTTATLAIYDQLRREYGNVGVAIQAYLRRSHDDLLSLVQRPANFRICKGIYVEKRRIAFKDPQIINDNFVLLLETAIKHGAYVGIATHDERLVWHALRLIEAYSLRRDQYEFQMLLGVDEELRRIIVSAGHRLRVYVPFGRQWYAYCMRRMKENPKIALYVIKALFTKSKA is encoded by the coding sequence ATGAACTTTTTGAATCGGATGGTAATCTTTTTTATGCCTTTGGTCCCCAAACCGATCGTCCATATCTTTTCCCGTCGTTATGTGGCCGGAAGCACGCTCGAAGACGGCGTGCGTGTGGTGCGTTCTCTTAATCAGGACGGCATTCTTGCGACGATGGATGTTCTTGGAGAAAGTACCCGAAATCGCCAAGATGCCGAAGCAGCTGTTGCAGAATATATCCGCGTACTGCATACTATTCGCGAGCAAGGATTGGACTGCAACATTTCTCTCAAACCGACGCAACTCGGCCTGCTGATCGACGAGACGTTTTGTTTGAATAATATTCGTCGGATCGTAAGTGAAGCGGCGCAACTCGGCAATTTTGTCCGTATCGACATGGAGGATTCCTCGTGTACAACCGCCACGCTTGCCATTTATGATCAGCTGCGCCGTGAGTACGGCAACGTCGGCGTGGCTATTCAGGCCTATCTGCGCCGTTCCCATGATGATCTTTTGTCACTCGTTCAACGACCGGCAAATTTCCGCATCTGCAAAGGAATTTACGTTGAGAAGCGACGCATTGCATTTAAAGATCCGCAAATTATCAACGACAATTTTGTTTTGCTTTTAGAGACGGCGATCAAGCATGGCGCTTATGTGGGCATAGCCACGCACGATGAACGTCTCGTTTGGCACGCGCTTCGCCTAATCGAGGCCTATTCCCTTCGCCGCGATCAATACGAGTTTCAGATGCTTTTGGGTGTGGATGAGGAGCTACGGCGTATTATCGTTTCCGCAGGGCATCGCCTGCGCGTCTATGTGCCTTTCGGAAGACAGTGGTATGCCTATTGTATGAGAAGAATGAAGGAAAACCCCAAAATTGCTCTGTACGTCATCAAGGCGCTATTTACTAAAAGTAAAGCTTGA
- a CDS encoding DUF4249 domain-containing protein, with amino-acid sequence MISKKLLATALPAALIWMSCNDLPQAPNIDYEPEINVFGLLILNNNQKNVKLERSYRVTDYFPSAPNRAVTDARVIVRSNDQEVEFKHLFEGNYGDIQDKLTLKAGYVYQLDVTLADGRKIFAETTMPSKPQILTPNKGDTLPAFQMLSVKWQPALFARAYAVTVYAPTGDFEMTVYSEDTELTFFGFLFAAPDRYTLKVSALDENLYDYFRSRRNRDPLLHIEGAIGVFGSMAYQAVQFDAK; translated from the coding sequence TTGATTTCTAAAAAGCTGCTGGCGACCGCTTTACCGGCGGCATTGATCTGGATGTCTTGTAATGACCTTCCCCAGGCTCCTAATATTGATTATGAGCCCGAAATCAACGTCTTTGGTCTGCTCATTTTGAACAACAACCAAAAAAATGTGAAATTGGAGAGGTCTTATCGGGTAACCGACTATTTCCCCTCTGCTCCCAACCGCGCCGTAACCGACGCCCGCGTCATCGTACGTTCCAACGATCAGGAAGTGGAATTCAAGCACCTGTTTGAGGGAAATTACGGCGACATACAAGACAAGCTGACTTTGAAAGCAGGGTATGTCTATCAGTTGGACGTCACTTTGGCGGACGGCCGAAAAATCTTTGCCGAAACAACCATGCCGAGTAAACCGCAAATCCTTACCCCTAATAAAGGCGACACGCTTCCGGCTTTTCAGATGCTTAGCGTCAAATGGCAGCCGGCTCTGTTTGCCCGTGCCTACGCCGTAACCGTCTACGCTCCGACCGGCGACTTTGAAATGACCGTCTATTCGGAAGATACAGAATTGACTTTTTTCGGCTTTCTTTTTGCGGCCCCTGATCGTTACACCCTCAAGGTAAGCGCATTGGACGAAAATTTATACGACTATTTTCGATCCCGCAGGAATCGGGATCCCTTGCTGCACATCGAAGGCGCAATCGGGGTTTTCGGCTCCATGGCTTACCAAGCCGTACAATTTGATGCAAAATAA
- a CDS encoding TonB-dependent receptor encodes MRITSTLFVLFIAPLFAATSNDGAVSGFVRDARNGEFMPYVNVFLDGTSLGTTTNDRGYFVINRIPAGQYTLVLSMIGYERKEEPIIVKPGETLKRNFLLTPQVIEVEEIIKTAERERFEREVQVSTTTISARQLSTLPSVAEADVFRTLQLLPGVVSRTDFSSQLYVRGGSPDQNLVLLDGVTVYNPFHLLGLFSMFNADAVKQIDFIAGGFPAEYGGRLSSVLSITNKEGNSQHFEGHANISLLSARAAVEGPLPRGSFLFSGRRTYFDQVFKGTRYDFPYYFYDLQGKINFDLNENHRLTLSGFFGDDRLDYLLDSDEDITLDLYWLWGNRTTSLYWRWVMHPNLYSETRLTRSKFNLELDLGLTNENTASLQLKNGIQDYSADLSFSFFGFKNHSFKFGLQQTFYDFLYSFTIDKTPLFDYHRRPYLSSLYVQDEWQSGRWSLRAGARIEHYSYGKRTTFSPRFGAKYRLTHNFALKSSLGIYHQFLTTSASDNQNYQFIDLWFPLSANFLPLRSEHLVLGLEWLLPFDLTMTLEGYYKTMHNLLELNEFGSAADETDDFFVGDGEAYGTEFMAKKSVGRVTGWTSYSFSVTRRRIGGLVYYPKHDRRHNINAALSVDLGKNWLLGVVFSYGSGLPYTPVLGKYAHYEWDFARNQYDYEVYNRLGKKNSYRYPDYHRLDISLRRPFEAFGVQCNPYLQIVNAYNRKNVFLYFWDHDANPSKQITIPMFPVLPTFGIEFDF; translated from the coding sequence ATGAGAATTACATCAACCTTGTTCGTGCTGTTCATCGCTCCACTTTTTGCCGCAACGAGTAATGATGGAGCCGTCAGCGGCTTTGTTCGCGATGCCCGCAACGGCGAATTCATGCCCTACGTCAATGTTTTTCTCGACGGAACTTCTTTGGGCACGACAACCAACGATCGCGGCTACTTTGTCATCAACCGAATTCCCGCAGGTCAGTACACGCTCGTACTCTCGATGATCGGCTATGAGCGCAAAGAAGAGCCTATCATCGTTAAGCCCGGCGAGACCCTCAAACGGAATTTTCTCCTGACGCCGCAAGTGATCGAGGTCGAGGAGATTATCAAAACCGCCGAGAGAGAGAGGTTCGAGCGCGAAGTGCAGGTTTCGACCACCACCATCTCGGCGCGGCAGTTGAGCACTCTGCCTTCCGTGGCCGAGGCGGACGTCTTTCGTACTCTGCAGCTGCTGCCGGGAGTCGTCAGCCGCACCGACTTTTCCAGTCAGCTCTATGTTCGCGGCGGGAGTCCGGATCAAAACCTCGTGCTGTTGGACGGCGTAACGGTTTATAATCCCTTTCATCTCTTGGGACTTTTCAGCATGTTCAACGCCGATGCGGTCAAGCAGATCGATTTTATCGCAGGCGGATTCCCGGCCGAATATGGGGGACGGCTTTCGTCTGTTCTCAGCATAACCAACAAAGAAGGAAATTCCCAACACTTTGAGGGCCACGCCAACATCAGCCTGCTTTCAGCCCGCGCCGCAGTAGAGGGACCGCTTCCGCGCGGTTCGTTTCTCTTTTCCGGCCGCAGAACCTATTTCGACCAGGTATTTAAAGGAACGCGCTACGATTTTCCTTACTACTTTTACGACTTGCAGGGCAAAATCAATTTCGACCTCAACGAAAATCATCGCTTAACGCTCAGCGGATTTTTCGGCGATGATCGCTTGGATTATCTTCTTGATTCCGATGAAGATATTACTTTGGATCTCTACTGGCTGTGGGGAAACCGTACCACAAGCCTTTATTGGCGATGGGTTATGCATCCCAACCTCTATTCCGAGACCCGATTGACGCGCAGCAAATTTAACCTCGAGCTGGATCTCGGCTTGACGAACGAAAACACTGCATCCTTGCAGCTAAAGAACGGCATTCAGGACTACAGCGCCGACCTGTCATTCTCTTTCTTCGGCTTTAAAAACCATTCGTTCAAATTCGGTCTGCAGCAGACATTCTATGATTTTCTCTACTCCTTTACGATCGACAAAACCCCTCTTTTCGACTATCACCGTAGACCGTATCTCTCCTCGCTTTACGTGCAGGATGAATGGCAAAGCGGCAGATGGTCCCTGCGGGCCGGCGCACGCATCGAACACTATTCGTACGGCAAAAGAACAACCTTTTCCCCGCGCTTTGGAGCCAAATACCGCCTAACGCACAATTTCGCTCTTAAAAGTTCATTGGGAATTTATCATCAATTCCTCACTACGTCTGCAAGCGACAATCAAAATTATCAATTTATCGACTTGTGGTTTCCGCTCTCGGCGAATTTTCTCCCTTTACGATCCGAACACCTCGTATTAGGCCTTGAATGGCTGCTTCCGTTCGATTTGACCATGACTCTTGAGGGCTATTATAAAACCATGCACAATCTGCTGGAATTGAACGAGTTCGGCAGCGCTGCAGATGAAACCGACGACTTTTTCGTCGGCGACGGCGAGGCTTATGGGACGGAGTTTATGGCTAAAAAATCCGTCGGTCGAGTGACCGGGTGGACAAGCTACTCTTTTTCCGTCACTCGGCGCCGCATCGGCGGTCTCGTCTATTATCCTAAACACGACCGGCGCCACAACATTAATGCCGCCCTTTCTGTCGATTTGGGCAAAAACTGGCTCCTGGGTGTTGTTTTTTCGTACGGTTCCGGTCTGCCTTATACACCGGTGCTGGGCAAATATGCCCACTATGAATGGGATTTTGCCCGCAATCAATATGATTACGAGGTTTATAATCGACTGGGCAAAAAGAACTCGTATCGTTATCCAGACTATCATCGACTTGATATAAGCCTGCGCAGACCTTTCGAGGCCTTCGGCGTGCAATGTAATCCTTATCTGCAGATCGTAAATGCTTACAATCGCAAAAATGTTTTTTTATATTTCTGGGATCATGATGCCAATCCGTCGAAACAGATCACTATCCCGATGTTTCCCGTTTTGCCGACATTCGGGATTGAATTTGATTTCTAA
- a CDS encoding L-threonylcarbamoyladenylate synthase, producing the protein MVRLYVHPDNPQSRYIDRAVKVLNDGGLIIYPTDTVYGLGCDLMNRRSVERIYQIKGVSKKARLSFICPDLKDIAKYAHVSNPAYKIMRRLLPGPYTFILEATRAVPKILTEKRSTVGIRVPDHAVCHDLVRAFGRPIISTSAALTEGKYLTDPDEIAEVFAHLVDLFLDCDTGGSEPSTVIDLTQDEPIVVRKGKGYRDDLFL; encoded by the coding sequence ATGGTTCGCCTCTACGTTCACCCGGACAATCCGCAATCGCGATACATCGACAGGGCCGTTAAGGTTTTGAACGACGGCGGTCTGATTATTTATCCGACTGATACCGTTTACGGCCTTGGGTGCGATTTAATGAATAGACGCTCTGTTGAACGCATTTATCAAATCAAAGGGGTTAGCAAAAAGGCGCGACTCAGCTTTATCTGCCCGGACTTGAAAGATATCGCCAAATATGCGCATGTATCGAATCCTGCTTACAAAATTATGCGTCGCCTGTTACCGGGGCCTTATACTTTTATTTTGGAAGCTACGCGTGCCGTTCCCAAGATACTGACGGAAAAACGCAGTACGGTCGGTATTCGTGTGCCGGATCATGCGGTTTGCCATGATCTGGTGCGCGCCTTCGGCCGGCCAATTATCAGCACCAGCGCCGCTCTTACGGAAGGTAAGTATTTGACTGATCCGGACGAGATTGCCGAAGTCTTTGCGCATCTGGTTGATCTTTTTTTAGACTGCGACACTGGGGGATCCGAACCCTCGACGGTTATTGATTTGACGCAAGACGAGCCGATTGTCGTTCGTAAAGGAAAAGGCTATCGAGACGATCTGTTTCTATGA
- a CDS encoding permease, translated as MFFSMLYGILKSSFALLQEMAPYLLLGFLVAGILHEFITTEKIARHLGKNNFASVIKAAVLGIPLPLCSCGVIPPTVALRKAGAGRAPVLSFLIATPTTGVDSIAATYSLMGPFFALYRVLASFIAAIFTGSLAGFLKLKEKDALPLNALQTAADSMAFSKRIFRVIHYGFVELISEISKWLIIGILIGGVITYFIPDDFFRQAGGNGLVNMLLMLLIAVPLYVCATGSIPIAAALMMKGLNPGAAFVFLLAGPATNSVTITVISKFLGKKTTAVYLSGIIVSSIVLGLGLDFIWNHYNLSASFLHHHHHALLPPTLSAISAAVILLLLLAAPLANRIKKREEPPIKEKGEMTSIFFVPDMTCNNCVAHVKKAVESVDGVDRARIDLATKKVELVHTDQLDLSLVFEAIRDAGYEPKTT; from the coding sequence ATGTTCTTCAGTATGCTGTACGGAATATTAAAGAGCTCGTTTGCTCTGCTGCAGGAGATGGCGCCGTATCTTCTTCTTGGGTTTCTGGTTGCCGGAATACTCCATGAATTCATAACAACGGAAAAAATAGCCCGCCATCTCGGAAAAAACAATTTTGCATCGGTGATCAAGGCGGCGGTTTTAGGAATTCCCTTGCCGCTCTGTTCCTGCGGCGTCATTCCGCCGACCGTCGCCCTGCGTAAGGCAGGTGCCGGCCGTGCGCCGGTACTTTCTTTTTTGATTGCCACCCCTACTACAGGAGTCGATTCAATTGCGGCCACATACTCGCTTATGGGCCCCTTTTTCGCCCTTTATCGCGTTTTGGCTTCCTTTATAGCCGCCATTTTTACCGGCAGTCTTGCAGGTTTTCTAAAGCTGAAGGAAAAGGATGCATTGCCGCTTAATGCACTGCAAACTGCTGCAGATTCGATGGCTTTCTCTAAAAGAATTTTTCGGGTTATACACTACGGATTCGTTGAATTGATTTCCGAAATCAGCAAATGGCTGATCATAGGCATTCTCATCGGCGGCGTGATAACTTATTTCATCCCTGATGACTTTTTCAGACAGGCCGGAGGGAATGGCCTCGTCAACATGCTTTTGATGCTTTTGATCGCCGTACCGCTTTACGTATGCGCCACCGGTTCAATTCCGATTGCTGCGGCCCTCATGATGAAAGGACTGAATCCTGGAGCCGCATTTGTCTTTCTGCTGGCCGGCCCGGCCACCAATTCGGTGACGATTACCGTGATCTCTAAATTTCTCGGGAAAAAGACCACAGCGGTTTACCTAAGCGGCATCATCGTCAGCAGCATTGTATTGGGTTTAGGATTGGATTTTATCTGGAATCACTACAATCTATCGGCTTCCTTTCTCCACCATCATCATCATGCTCTGCTGCCGCCGACGCTGAGCGCGATTTCTGCAGCCGTCATTTTGCTTCTCCTGCTTGCGGCGCCGCTTGCAAATCGCATAAAAAAGCGTGAAGAACCTCCTATAAAGGAGAAAGGTGAAATGACATCGATTTTCTTTGTGCCTGATATGACCTGCAACAACTGTGTTGCGCACGTCAAAAAAGCCGTTGAAAGCGTCGATGGTGTTGATCGGGCGCGAATCGATTTGGCGACGAAAAAAGTCGAACTGGTTCACACCGATCAACTGGACTTGTCGCTGGTTTTTGAAGCGATACGCGATGCCGGATATGAGCCGAAAACGACCTGA